One window from the genome of Thalassospira xiamenensis M-5 = DSM 17429 encodes:
- a CDS encoding CYTH and CHAD domain-containing protein, producing MAEKQIEIELKLRIDPKHVSRLKQAPVLREVKEGRRLLTTHLVSIYHDTPKLSLARKGLALRVRKKGTNGWEQTVKASNGLREALPERHEWNVELPDGVLDLDKFTDEDVVGLLDKHVKKKKIERIFETDLKRSAVDLTYRDAIMELAIDQGVVRTAEKESPLSEVELELKEGHPAALFDLALELQRTVPLFLSLRSKASRGRALYLNETPGFYKAPPVGLAADMSAEISFRAVLAQGLRMILGNEVCVREDLHIEGCHQMRVGMRRLRVAFNLFKKNLPQGEAVLIRRLLKHCTKALDGLRDWDVFLTETLPMVEERFPDHPGVADLRKAAAKQREAALVIAREMLESFEYQQLLLLLGAWSSYSRWASGADASQMKAMSAPVTKLAEPLLSRAYKRVTKRGGDVGKLTVPQLHALRLDVKQMRYGSDFFGEVYAAKPVNKFRKELTGLQEILGWLNDVAVAESRLMALRPQLSKDGMIAIGLISGWFGARADHRLQGLDKAWKKFEKQKPFWK from the coding sequence ATGGCCGAAAAGCAGATCGAGATCGAACTGAAGCTCCGTATCGATCCGAAACATGTATCGCGTTTGAAGCAGGCACCCGTCCTGCGCGAGGTCAAGGAAGGCCGTCGTCTTCTGACCACCCATCTTGTGTCCATCTATCACGACACGCCCAAGCTTTCGCTGGCCCGCAAGGGGCTGGCCCTGCGTGTGCGCAAGAAGGGAACGAACGGGTGGGAGCAGACCGTCAAGGCATCAAACGGACTTCGCGAAGCCCTGCCGGAACGTCATGAATGGAATGTCGAACTGCCCGATGGCGTTCTTGATCTGGATAAATTCACCGATGAAGACGTCGTCGGACTGCTTGATAAGCACGTTAAAAAGAAGAAGATCGAACGGATTTTTGAAACCGATCTGAAACGCAGTGCGGTTGATCTGACCTATCGCGACGCGATCATGGAACTGGCAATCGATCAGGGCGTGGTGCGCACCGCGGAGAAAGAATCACCCCTGTCCGAGGTGGAGCTGGAGCTGAAGGAAGGCCATCCCGCCGCCCTGTTTGATCTGGCACTTGAACTGCAACGCACCGTACCCCTGTTCCTGAGCCTGCGCTCAAAGGCATCGCGCGGACGTGCGCTTTATCTTAACGAGACACCTGGCTTCTATAAGGCACCTCCGGTCGGGCTTGCTGCCGATATGTCGGCCGAAATTTCGTTTCGGGCGGTTCTTGCGCAAGGGCTTCGGATGATCCTTGGCAACGAGGTCTGCGTGCGCGAAGACCTTCATATCGAAGGCTGCCATCAGATGCGGGTGGGGATGCGCCGCCTTCGGGTTGCGTTCAACCTGTTTAAGAAAAACCTGCCGCAGGGCGAGGCTGTCCTGATCCGCCGCCTGCTGAAACATTGCACCAAGGCGCTTGATGGCCTGCGCGACTGGGATGTTTTCCTAACCGAAACCCTGCCGATGGTCGAGGAACGGTTTCCCGATCATCCCGGCGTCGCCGATCTGCGCAAGGCTGCCGCCAAGCAGCGCGAAGCGGCCTTGGTAATCGCGCGCGAAATGCTTGAAAGTTTCGAGTATCAGCAGCTTTTGTTGTTGCTTGGCGCATGGTCGAGTTATTCGCGCTGGGCATCGGGGGCGGATGCCAGCCAGATGAAGGCGATGTCTGCACCTGTCACAAAACTGGCAGAACCGCTGTTGAGCCGGGCCTATAAACGCGTGACCAAACGCGGCGGCGACGTTGGCAAGCTTACGGTGCCACAACTTCACGCCTTGCGTCTGGATGTCAAACAGATGCGCTATGGCAGCGATTTCTTTGGCGAGGTTTATGCGGCCAAACCGGTCAATAAATTCCGCAAGGAACTGACGGGTTTGCAGGAAATTCTTGGCTGGCTGAATGATGTTGCCGTGGCAGAATCCCGCCTGATGGCCTTGCGGCCGCAGCTTTCCAAAGACGGCATGATCGCCATTGGCCTGATTTCCGGCTGGTTCGGTGCACGCGCCGATCATCGCCTTCAGGGGCTTGATAAGGCATGGAAGAAATTCGAAAAGCAGAAACCGTTCTGGAAGTAG
- a CDS encoding DNA gyrase inhibitor YacG, producing the protein MVEKNTVKTAGSGCAMCGKPVVEKYRPFCSKRCADLDLGKWLNESYAVPATEPPEYLEDLEDEEDFRA; encoded by the coding sequence ATGGTTGAAAAAAACACAGTTAAAACAGCAGGCTCGGGCTGTGCCATGTGCGGCAAGCCGGTGGTGGAAAAATACAGGCCGTTCTGCTCGAAACGCTGCGCTGATCTCGACCTCGGCAAATGGCTCAATGAAAGCTATGCCGTCCCGGCGACCGAACCGCCGGAGTATCTTGAAGACCTTGAAGATGAAGAAGATTTTCGCGCATAA
- a CDS encoding ribonuclease E/G, protein MVAGGTETDRLLIDAVACERRIALIRNDRLARLWIDRGGPARFDIHLGRVSKILSEMAAAMVVLDGVDDGLLPFDRIDGPLHEGQWVIVQISRLGFEDKGPKLTGRIAIEGLGMILRPNEHPTDAKRGGLVELPRKLKDENRRAVLMTLFKGLIAREEGITLRSLAIDWDDGALAGELGQLRAVWKRAQAALASPAKPVVVFKALSDADQLIERHVMAGGECIVDGSDEFVRLRGLLRARGLDDAHLIRHDGTRLLFDDQDIEDDIATALQPRVPLPGGGWIAIEQTTALCAIDVNAGGSDSDNDQARRAEQVNLRAAPEIVRQLQLRNIGGLVVIDPLRMAGKASRDRFEAALRDAFGPEMSGAVQFGGFTRLGLFELTRQRGGIALVDLMQGRLPDPMPTRTAALNFVLRSVIRDMRSGQGGQGGRYRLYLSKDLVADLAPGSHGQQILERAMGMAPELAADESLSRADYRLEKL, encoded by the coding sequence ATGGTGGCTGGCGGAACAGAAACAGACCGCCTGCTGATTGATGCCGTCGCATGCGAACGGCGCATCGCCCTGATCCGCAATGACCGGCTGGCGCGTTTATGGATTGATCGCGGTGGCCCGGCGCGGTTTGATATCCATCTGGGCCGTGTTTCGAAAATTCTTTCTGAAATGGCTGCGGCCATGGTGGTTCTTGACGGTGTCGACGATGGTCTGCTGCCGTTTGATCGCATTGACGGCCCGCTTCATGAAGGCCAATGGGTCATCGTGCAGATTTCCCGCCTCGGGTTCGAGGATAAAGGCCCGAAACTGACCGGCCGCATCGCGATAGAGGGGCTGGGCATGATCCTGCGCCCGAACGAGCATCCCACCGACGCAAAGCGCGGCGGTCTGGTGGAACTCCCCCGCAAGCTCAAGGACGAAAACCGGCGTGCGGTGCTCATGACCCTGTTCAAGGGGCTGATCGCCCGCGAAGAGGGCATCACGCTGCGCAGTCTGGCAATCGATTGGGATGACGGCGCATTGGCAGGCGAACTTGGACAGCTTCGGGCTGTGTGGAAACGCGCCCAGGCGGCCCTTGCATCACCGGCAAAGCCGGTTGTGGTTTTCAAGGCATTGTCGGATGCCGATCAGCTGATCGAACGCCACGTGATGGCGGGCGGCGAATGCATTGTTGATGGTTCGGACGAATTTGTGCGTTTGCGTGGATTGTTGCGCGCACGTGGTTTGGATGATGCGCACCTGATCCGTCATGACGGCACGCGCCTGCTGTTTGATGATCAGGATATCGAAGACGATATCGCAACCGCCCTGCAACCGCGTGTGCCGCTTCCGGGCGGTGGCTGGATCGCCATCGAACAGACGACCGCACTTTGTGCGATTGATGTCAATGCAGGCGGATCGGATTCCGACAATGATCAGGCACGGCGGGCAGAGCAGGTCAACTTGCGCGCAGCACCCGAAATTGTCCGCCAATTGCAGTTGCGCAATATTGGCGGTCTGGTGGTGATTGATCCGCTTCGCATGGCGGGCAAGGCATCGCGCGACCGGTTCGAAGCCGCCCTTCGCGATGCCTTTGGCCCGGAAATGAGCGGTGCGGTTCAGTTTGGCGGGTTCACACGATTGGGTCTGTTTGAACTGACCCGGCAGCGCGGCGGCATTGCCCTTGTCGATTTGATGCAAGGCAGGCTGCCTGATCCGATGCCGACGCGAACGGCAGCATTGAACTTTGTGCTGCGTTCCGTGATTCGCGATATGCGCAGCGGGCAGGGCGGACAGGGCGGGCGATACAGGCTTTATCTGTCAAAGGACCTTGTCGCGGATCTTGCGCCGGGAAGCCACGGGCAACAAATTCTTGAACGTGCGATGGGGATGGCACCGGAACTGGCCGCCGACGAAAGCCTTTCGCGCGCTGACTACAGGCTGGAGAAACTCTGA
- a CDS encoding Maf family protein, which yields MSKLILASASPRRLELLAQIGIVPDQVIPADIDETPHDDESPRRLALRLAEEKARAIAADHAGCFVLAADTVVACGRRALGKATDTNEARKFLSLLSGRRHRVYGGLCVVAPDGTTRARVIETQVVFRRLGDDDLARYLAHDEWQGKAGAYAIQGYAATFVKSITGSYSNVVGLSLCEADGMLRGLGFKQGM from the coding sequence TTGTCGAAACTGATTTTGGCCTCTGCATCGCCGCGGCGTCTTGAGCTGCTGGCACAGATCGGAATTGTGCCAGATCAGGTTATCCCTGCTGATATCGACGAAACTCCGCATGATGATGAAAGTCCGCGTCGGCTTGCCTTGCGCCTGGCCGAGGAAAAGGCACGTGCGATTGCCGCCGACCATGCGGGATGCTTTGTTCTTGCCGCCGACACGGTTGTGGCCTGTGGCCGTCGCGCCTTGGGCAAGGCGACCGATACGAACGAGGCCCGCAAATTCCTCTCGCTGCTTTCCGGTCGACGTCACCGTGTTTATGGTGGTCTTTGTGTGGTTGCGCCCGATGGTACGACCCGCGCGCGCGTGATCGAAACACAGGTGGTTTTCCGCCGTCTTGGCGATGACGATCTTGCGCGCTATCTGGCCCATGACGAGTGGCAGGGCAAGGCAGGCGCTTATGCCATTCAGGGATATGCCGCAACGTTTGTTAAAAGCATCACCGGGTCCTATTCCAATGTCGTTGGCCTGTCGCTGTGCGAGGCTGACGGGATGCTGCGCGGTCTTGGTTTCAAACAGGGGATGTGA
- the infA gene encoding translation initiation factor IF-1 — translation MAKEDVIEFQGTVVELLPNAMFRVKLDNDHEILAHTSGKMRKNRIRVLAGDRVSVEMTPYDLTKGRITFRFK, via the coding sequence ATGGCTAAAGAAGACGTTATCGAGTTTCAGGGCACTGTTGTCGAACTTCTGCCCAATGCGATGTTTCGCGTGAAGCTGGACAATGATCACGAAATTCTTGCTCATACCTCGGGCAAGATGCGCAAGAACCGCATTCGTGTTCTTGCTGGTGACCGCGTCAGCGTCGAAATGACGCCTTATGACCTGACCAAGGGTCGTATTACCTTCCGTTTCAAGTAA
- a CDS encoding GNAT family N-acetyltransferase, producing the protein MTANHRHPVNPPQIRPATAQDVDDIHAMLFEIARATGCEDKFKSTAEDLARDGFGPNPAFEALIAHDGDTPVALCLYFPSYSTFRGKAGIYIQDLFVAPEYRGGGFARHLIAKVAERARTRGQHYIRLSVDAENVIGQRFYARIGMRHAHDERIHVLDGDAFDALIDGPYGASV; encoded by the coding sequence ATGACCGCCAATCATCGCCATCCCGTCAACCCGCCCCAAATCCGGCCCGCAACCGCACAGGATGTTGACGATATCCATGCCATGCTGTTTGAAATTGCCCGTGCGACCGGGTGCGAGGATAAATTCAAAAGCACAGCGGAAGATCTGGCGCGTGACGGGTTTGGCCCCAACCCGGCGTTCGAGGCCCTGATTGCGCATGACGGGGATACACCGGTTGCACTTTGCCTTTATTTTCCGAGCTATTCGACATTTCGTGGCAAGGCCGGGATTTACATTCAGGACCTGTTTGTCGCCCCGGAATATCGTGGCGGCGGTTTTGCCCGTCATCTGATTGCAAAGGTTGCCGAACGGGCCCGAACACGTGGCCAGCATTATATCCGCCTGTCAGTCGATGCCGAAAACGTCATCGGGCAGCGGTTTTATGCCCGCATCGGCATGCGGCATGCCCATGATGAACGCATTCATGTGCTGGACGGGGATGCGTTTGACGCGCTGATTGACGGCCCATACGGGGCGTCTGTTTAG
- a CDS encoding arsenate reductase ArsC, translated as MAEELPGSVLFACSFNAVRSVMAAALMRHYHGTKVYVECCGLRAGDLDGFAVAVMEEIGLDISTYKSKTFDELEDGFFDLIITLSPEAQHRAVEMTRTMACDVEFWNTFDATIVEGSREIRLEAYRQVRDQIKKRILERFPVGPAPKV; from the coding sequence GTGGCAGAAGAACTCCCCGGTTCGGTTCTTTTTGCCTGTAGCTTCAACGCTGTAAGATCCGTGATGGCGGCTGCGCTTATGCGTCACTATCACGGAACGAAGGTGTATGTTGAATGCTGCGGCTTGCGGGCCGGTGATCTTGATGGCTTTGCCGTCGCGGTCATGGAAGAAATCGGGCTGGATATCTCGACCTATAAATCCAAGACATTTGACGAACTTGAAGACGGGTTTTTCGATCTGATCATCACCCTGTCACCCGAAGCCCAGCACAGGGCGGTTGAAATGACCCGCACCATGGCCTGTGATGTCGAATTCTGGAATACCTTCGACGCCACAATTGTCGAAGGTTCACGCGAAATCCGCCTTGAAGCCTATCGGCAGGTCCGCGACCAGATCAAAAAACGCATCCTTGAACGCTTCCCGGTTGGTCCTGCACCCAAGGTTTGA
- a CDS encoding UPF0262 family protein → MADNQCIAGIYLDEKYKVRRRPEVEHEQAVAIYDLLEDNHFVPKGGFEGPYSVHMRIEDNRIYMDVRGDDDTENLTTIVVPLTPFRRIVKDYFMICESYYDAIKKASAAQIETIDMARRGLHNEGSEQLRELLSEKVTIDENTARRLFTLICVLHIRG, encoded by the coding sequence CGGTATCTATCTCGACGAGAAATACAAGGTGCGTCGCCGCCCCGAGGTCGAGCACGAGCAGGCGGTGGCCATCTATGACCTTCTCGAAGATAACCATTTCGTGCCCAAGGGCGGCTTCGAAGGTCCGTATTCGGTTCACATGCGCATCGAAGACAACCGCATCTATATGGATGTGCGCGGCGATGATGATACCGAAAACCTGACGACCATTGTCGTGCCGTTAACCCCGTTCCGCCGGATTGTGAAGGATTACTTCATGATCTGCGAAAGCTATTACGACGCGATCAAAAAGGCGAGCGCCGCACAGATCGAAACCATCGATATGGCGCGCCGCGGCCTGCATAACGAAGGATCCGAACAGCTTCGCGAACTGCTGTCGGAAAAGGTGACGATTGATGAAAATACCGCGCGTCGCCTGTTTACCCTGATCTGCGTCCTTCATATCCGGGGTTAG